The Niabella beijingensis genomic interval ATTTTGAAACGCAGCTGCCCGGGTGCCTCACACATAAACTGGTGTTGCAGGACGGCAGATCCCTGCAAAACAGCCATATTGCAACCCAACCCGGATAAGCAGCAGTGTATGCTTTCCCCCGGGGTAATAAAAAACGGTCAAAAGCAGTCGTATTCTTTTTAACTGCCGGAACCCTCACACAGGAAACAGGTACAGTACCTGCCTATAAAGGGTTCTCAGGCAGCGTCTCCTTCAATATTGTACCTTTATCTGCCAATAAAAAGCAAGATCCGCCTCATGCAAGCAACATCCATACACCTCGATTTCCCGGCAGCCACGGCACGCATCAAAGACGTGGTAACGCATACACCGCTGCAATTGAATCTCAACCTTTCCAGGAGGTACGGCTGCAATGTTTATTTAAAAAGAGAAGACCTGCAGGTCGTGCGCTCCTACAAACTCCGCGGCGCCTTTAATATGATGCAGTCGCTTGCCCCTGAAGAACTGGAGAAGGGAGTGGTATGTGCCAGCGCCGGAAATCATGCCCAGGGCGTGGCTTACAGCTGCAACCGCCTGAATGTAAAAGGCGTGATCTTTATGCCGACCATCACACCCAAACAAAAAATCGATCAGACGAAAATGTTTGGAGATACCAATATTGAGATCATCCTTACGGGAGACACTTTTGACGACTGTGCTGCAGCCGCAAAAATCTATACGGAAGAAAAGGGAATGATCTTTATCCCTCCTTTTGATCACGAGCGGGTCATCGAAGGTCAGGGCACCGTAGGTGTGGAGATCTGGGAGGATCTGAAAAAGATCGACCATATCATTATACCCAACGGCGGAGGCGGTCTATGTGCCGGCGTAAGCACCTATATCAAATCGGTAAGTCCTGATACAAAAATAACCGGTGTAGAGCCCGAGGGCGCTCCTTCGATGACACTGGCATTAAAAAGCGGAGGCCCCGTTGAAGTAAAAAGCATCGACCGTTTTGTGGATGGCGCCGCCGTAAAAAAGGTCGGTCAGCTTACCTATTCACTTTGCAAACAGCACCTCGACGACATGCGCCTGGTTCCCGAAGGGAAAATATGCACCACCATCCTCCAGCTTTATAATAAGGATGCGATTGTGGCGGAGCCGGCCGGCGCGCTTTCGATCGCCGCACTGGATCTTATGCAGGATGTCATTAAAGGCAAAAATGTAGTGTGTATTGTAAGTGGCAGCAACAATGACATCGACCGGATGCAGGAGATCAAAGAACGCAGTCTGCAATACGAAGGGCTTAAACATTATTTCCTGGTCAATTTTGCCCAGCGTCCCGGCGCGCTGAAGGTCTTTGTCAATCACGTACTGGGACCGGACGATGACATCACCCGTTTTGAATACATGCAAAAGACCAATAAGGAAAGTGGTCCGGCCCTCATCGGCATTGAGCTGAAAAACCGGGAAGATTACCAGCCCCTGATCAGCAATCTTGAAAAAATGCAGATCGAATTTACTGAACTGAATAAGGATAACACCTTGTTCAGTTACCTGGTATAAGTTTTGTCACTGCTATAATTTCATTTCCTTCTTAAGGTTGCCCTCCACATCAAAGTCCAGCTTTGTATCGCTGCGGCTGCCCTGTATCTGCACATACCAGCCCGCTTCTTCCCTGTTAAGCCGTTTAATGCGCATACAGTTAAAATAAATAAATCCGTTTGTATGGCCTCCCGGGATCCCCTTCAGCTTTTCCCGGGTGATATCGTTGATCTTTTTTGCCGTTGCAAACCGGATACGGTCCAGGGGCATAAAAAAGTCCACTTCGGTCTGTAACTGTCCAATGATCTTTACCGGGGCAGGCTCCTGCCATTTACCGTTAAAGTAAACATAGGTATCCACATTTTCAGTCGTATCCGGATTCTGAATATTAATGGAAATGCGGCCACCCTGAAAATCATAAAAATGAAGTGATTGGTACAACATCAGCTTTTTACCTCTGAACTGCGGCAGGTTTTCCAGTTCCTGCTGGATCCGGTCCAATGCTTCTGCGTCTTCAAAAATGCCCGGCCCTGCCGTTTGTCCTTCTGCATGATCCCGGATGATGACGGTACTGGTACTTGTGGTACTGCTGCCGGTTTCCTGCACCGCTTCTTTTTGAGGTTTGGGGTTCCGGGTTTCTTCAAAGCTTTTGCTGAGCTGCTGACAGGATAAAAATGTCAGTCCGGTTGCCGCACCGGCCAAAAGGCTGAAGTAAAAAGAAGGTTTCATGTTAATCAATGGTTTGTATTTGTTGGGGATCTTCGGGGTTATATAATATTGTTACTGTTTTGCCGGGGGCGATTTCGGGTATTTTTAGCAGATCGACGATCTTTTTAAAAGAAGCCTGAAGGATACGCCCCCTGTCTCCTTCGAACTCGATGTGGAAAAGCACCTGTGGCTGCTCATTGATGTATAAACCGGTCTGCGAAGTACTGATAATGGTAGCGGTTGCGGTTTTACCATAAAGCAGCAGGCGGGATGTCTGTGACCTGACGCCTGCTTTCTTCCGGATCAGGCTGTAAACCAGCAGTTCGATTGTAATGATAAAGGCGATCAGTATAAAGGGGTGGCTAAAACCCAGATAGCGCCAGCCGTATCCCCGGCTTTCCCGGGTATAGGAATAGACCAGCAATGACGGCGGTATCAGCAGCAGGAGAAGCAGCACAAAAACAACAATGCCCATAATGGTCCGGTTCCATTGAAACCCTTTGCCCTCCACCATCACAGGCGGATTGCCTGCATCCAGGCTGAGGATCAGCGGCACCGATTTACCCGGAGCAAACCGGTTCATCAGCGGGTTGGAGTCCACAATATCCAGTGAGGTTTCCACTTCTGCATTGGCATAGTTCCGGAAAGAAACCCTTAGCAGGAGCAATTCATTCCCACCCATCTGTTGTGCCACCTGTTTTTGAAGCACGGTGCCTTTTGCATGCCTTCCTTCGCGCAGCAGCCGTTCCAGCCGGTGTTTTTTCCGGAACTGATCCAATATGAAATTGTTCACAAAAAGCCACAGGGCCAGCAGCCACAAAAAACAACCGGTCCCCAGCCAGGTAAATGCTGCTGTTGCAGACTGATCAGGAGCGCTAAGTGCCCATTCACCGCCCGCATAGTGGATGATCAGCGGAAGGCCGATGGTCATAAAAAGTGTGAATGCAACAAAAAAGAACAGCAGGAACCGGAGACCACCGAGACCGGGTATCGCTTTATTTGGAGAAGGCGTCATAATTAAATTTAATGTTTTTGGTGTAAATGCGCCAAACAATTAAAAAAAGCGCTCGATGATAAAAAAACAAAAAGAATTTAAATCCTGCTGACAAAGGGCTGTCACTCCCTGGTTATAGTTTTGATTTATAAAACAAAAACATTATGACAACAGCAACAATCCAACAAGGTTCCGTTATCGGAAAAGAGCAACTTCTTGAGCACTGGCAGGGGCACCGCACGTTAACCCGCAGGGTTATTGATGCTTTTCCGGAGAAAGAACTGTTTGAGTTTTCCGTGGGAGGAATGCGTCCCTTCAGTCAGCTGGCCATTGAATTATTGTCCATCGGCGGACCGGCATTAAAAGCCATTGCCGGCCGGGAAGCCACTCCTTACACAGAAGAAGGTATTGCCCCGAAAACCAAACAGGAATTACTGGCCTTATGGGATGCGGAAACAGCGACCATCAACGAATATTTCGGGCAGATCCCGGAAGCGGATTTTTCAAAAACATTCAACCTGTTCGGACAATATGAATTTCCGATCTATCAGAACGTCCTGTATTTTGTAGACAACGAGATCCATCACCGGGGCCAGGGTTA includes:
- the ilvA gene encoding threonine ammonia-lyase IlvA, whose product is MQATSIHLDFPAATARIKDVVTHTPLQLNLNLSRRYGCNVYLKREDLQVVRSYKLRGAFNMMQSLAPEELEKGVVCASAGNHAQGVAYSCNRLNVKGVIFMPTITPKQKIDQTKMFGDTNIEIILTGDTFDDCAAAAKIYTEEKGMIFIPPFDHERVIEGQGTVGVEIWEDLKKIDHIIIPNGGGGLCAGVSTYIKSVSPDTKITGVEPEGAPSMTLALKSGGPVEVKSIDRFVDGAAVKKVGQLTYSLCKQHLDDMRLVPEGKICTTILQLYNKDAIVAEPAGALSIAALDLMQDVIKGKNVVCIVSGSNNDIDRMQEIKERSLQYEGLKHYFLVNFAQRPGALKVFVNHVLGPDDDITRFEYMQKTNKESGPALIGIELKNREDYQPLISNLEKMQIEFTELNKDNTLFSYLV
- a CDS encoding DinB family protein yields the protein MTTATIQQGSVIGKEQLLEHWQGHRTLTRRVIDAFPEKELFEFSVGGMRPFSQLAIELLSIGGPALKAIAGREATPYTEEGIAPKTKQELLALWDAETATINEYFGQIPEADFSKTFNLFGQYEFPIYQNVLYFVDNEIHHRGQGYVYLRALNIEPPFFWERG